From Prochlorococcus sp. MIT 1223, the proteins below share one genomic window:
- the trpS gene encoding tryptophan--tRNA ligase, with translation MHQKRVLSGVQPTGCLHIGNWLGAIRNWVELQEEHETFVCVVDLHAITTPHDPKTLAKETNSTAALYLACGMNPEKSSIFIQSQIPAHSELCWILNCLTPLNWMERMIQFKEKSIKQGDNVSIGLLDYPVLMAADILLYDADLVPVGEDQKQHLELARDIAQQRINARFSTKENNILKVPKPLIIKEGAKVMSLTDGTNKMSKSDSNEFSRIALLDPPDLITKKIKRAKTDSEIGLEFNNPKRPEASNLLSIYSILSGKAPQIVSEECADMGWGKFKPLLSEVLVSALEPIQIKYKELIQDQTELDKILEKGRLRADEISRKTLNRVKESIGFLNRDY, from the coding sequence ATGCATCAAAAACGTGTTTTATCTGGCGTTCAACCTACCGGATGCCTTCATATAGGTAATTGGCTAGGAGCTATTCGCAATTGGGTGGAGCTGCAAGAGGAACACGAAACTTTTGTTTGTGTTGTTGATTTACATGCTATTACAACTCCCCATGACCCCAAAACATTAGCCAAAGAAACAAATTCCACCGCCGCCCTATACCTTGCATGTGGAATGAATCCGGAAAAGTCATCTATTTTCATTCAAAGTCAGATTCCCGCTCATAGTGAACTCTGCTGGATTCTCAATTGCTTAACTCCTTTGAACTGGATGGAAAGAATGATTCAATTCAAAGAAAAATCAATTAAGCAAGGAGATAATGTTTCTATAGGACTTTTGGACTACCCAGTATTAATGGCAGCAGATATTCTTTTATATGATGCAGACTTAGTTCCTGTAGGAGAAGACCAAAAGCAACATCTAGAACTTGCAAGAGATATTGCTCAACAAAGAATTAATGCTAGATTCTCTACAAAAGAGAATAATATTTTAAAAGTTCCAAAACCTTTAATAATAAAAGAAGGTGCAAAAGTTATGAGTCTTACTGATGGAACGAATAAAATGAGTAAAAGTGATTCTAATGAATTCAGCAGAATTGCATTACTTGATCCTCCTGATCTTATAACAAAAAAAATCAAACGAGCAAAAACTGATTCTGAAATTGGATTAGAATTTAATAATCCTAAAAGACCTGAAGCAAGTAACCTTTTATCTATTTATTCAATACTTAGTGGGAAAGCTCCACAAATAGTTTCTGAAGAATGCGCTGACATGGGTTGGGGAAAATTCAAGCCTCTCTTAAGTGAAGTTCTAGTATCAGCACTTGAACCAATTCAAATAAAATATAAAGAGCTTATTCAAGATCAAACAGAATTAGATAAAATACTGGAAAAAGGTAGATTACGTGCAGACGAAATCTCTAGAAAGACTCTAAATAGAGTAAAAGAATCAATAGGATTTCTCAATAGAGATTATTAA
- a CDS encoding YcjF family protein, translated as MKNFSSLSFPLNTKVLPLAKVGTLLGSVLIGQWLISDVAHIPGGGIGILVVGFGAWYFLQPAKPSFKAPSSVQGWISRCNEVLEQFEFLEGQEDFLRNRKKRVKSLEEILDRSFPQKVSFTGTSEIAYPEKSEVSTALSVTQSLNLSYNTSLPIRDDLWQLPQSLVEQDAIIYVLPVPLRAVDLLWLKKIPEDQPSWLMISWEDCASWTDQLKDLQAQLPERWSSRIIRWNMPNEEMKNVLSPIRRVLDKPKINIDSTKQRLLSRLHSSWQSDLEQLRREKFKLLQNRSQWIVASAVFASPLPSGDLLSVAVVNGLMINEMAKIWSCKMNPELLQAVARQLACAAVAQGVVEWSGQALLGVAKLDGTSWIAAGSMQALSAAYLTRVVGRSMADWMAINNGLSEPDLELLNQQVSQLVSNAAEQERVDWRRFLKQGKDWIELQVGDNSNSEIVEA; from the coding sequence GTGAAAAATTTTTCATCTCTTTCATTCCCTTTAAATACAAAGGTCCTTCCCTTGGCGAAAGTTGGAACCCTATTAGGTTCCGTCCTGATTGGCCAATGGTTAATAAGTGATGTGGCTCATATCCCTGGAGGAGGAATTGGAATTCTTGTTGTGGGTTTTGGGGCTTGGTACTTCCTTCAACCTGCGAAACCCTCTTTTAAGGCTCCTTCTTCTGTTCAAGGTTGGATAAGCCGATGTAACGAAGTGCTTGAACAATTTGAATTTTTGGAAGGACAAGAAGATTTTTTAAGAAATAGAAAAAAAAGAGTTAAGTCTCTTGAGGAAATACTTGATAGATCATTTCCTCAAAAGGTTTCTTTTACAGGTACTTCAGAGATTGCATATCCTGAGAAATCAGAGGTAAGCACTGCTTTATCAGTTACTCAATCTTTAAATCTTTCATATAACACTTCTTTACCTATAAGAGATGATCTTTGGCAATTACCTCAATCACTTGTTGAGCAAGACGCGATTATTTATGTTTTACCTGTTCCTCTAAGAGCTGTTGATCTGCTTTGGTTAAAGAAAATTCCAGAAGATCAACCATCATGGTTGATGATTTCTTGGGAGGATTGCGCTTCTTGGACTGACCAACTTAAGGATCTCCAGGCTCAGCTGCCGGAAAGATGGTCTTCAAGAATTATTAGATGGAATATGCCAAATGAAGAAATGAAAAATGTTTTAAGTCCTATTCGCAGGGTTTTAGATAAGCCTAAAATTAATATTGATTCAACCAAGCAAAGATTGTTATCAAGGTTACATTCTTCCTGGCAATCTGATTTAGAGCAATTAAGAAGAGAGAAATTTAAGCTTCTGCAAAACCGGTCTCAATGGATAGTAGCTAGTGCTGTATTTGCCTCTCCTCTCCCTAGCGGAGATCTTTTGTCTGTCGCAGTTGTTAATGGATTAATGATTAATGAAATGGCCAAAATTTGGTCATGCAAAATGAATCCAGAACTTCTTCAGGCAGTTGCACGCCAACTTGCTTGTGCGGCAGTTGCTCAAGGAGTAGTTGAATGGAGCGGTCAAGCACTTTTAGGAGTTGCAAAACTGGATGGAACAAGTTGGATAGCTGCAGGCTCTATGCAAGCATTGAGTGCAGCTTATTTAACAAGAGTTGTAGGTCGTTCAATGGCCGATTGGATGGCTATAAATAATGGACTATCTGAACCCGATTTGGAATTATTAAACCAACAAGTGTCTCAATTAGTTTCAAATGCTGCAGAACAAGAACGTGTCGATTGGAGACGTTTTCTAAAGCAAGGAAAGGATTGGATAGAATTACAAGTTGGAGATAATAGTAATAGTGAAATCGTAGAAGCTTAA
- a CDS encoding metal ABC transporter substrate-binding protein, producing MNKNRKIFAKLNIFYFFLLAIFVSSCSLQKIKIIENKKAKKPIALTTFTVLADIAKNVSGDRFIVRSITKPGAEIHTYQFTPSDLVKAKNADLIIENGLGLESWIRKFTSSLGNVKTVVLTDGMDPVLIDGDKYSGKPNPHAWMSPKRTILYVDKLVDAFTEMDPEGEEIFIKNALNYKKQLLILNQELNYYISSIPEKRRYLVTCEGAFSYLTKDYGMKEAFLWPVNSESQVTPKRMASLIKIVKENQIPTIFCETTVSSKAQKEVARASGAAFGGSFFVDSLSESDGPAPTLLDLQRYNVRLIRDGLTTDLQKINELSK from the coding sequence ATGAATAAGAATAGAAAGATTTTTGCTAAATTGAATATATTTTATTTTTTTCTTTTAGCTATCTTTGTATCATCTTGTTCGCTGCAAAAGATAAAGATAATTGAAAACAAAAAGGCTAAAAAACCTATTGCTCTTACTACGTTTACAGTCCTTGCAGATATAGCAAAAAATGTTTCCGGCGATAGATTTATTGTCAGGTCTATCACTAAGCCAGGCGCTGAAATACATACTTATCAATTTACACCTAGCGATCTTGTTAAAGCCAAGAATGCTGACTTGATTATAGAGAATGGATTAGGACTTGAATCATGGATAAGAAAGTTTACTTCTAGTCTTGGAAATGTTAAGACTGTGGTCTTAACAGATGGTATGGATCCAGTCTTGATTGATGGTGATAAATATTCTGGTAAACCTAATCCTCATGCCTGGATGTCTCCAAAAAGAACAATTCTATATGTTGATAAACTTGTTGATGCTTTTACAGAAATGGATCCTGAGGGAGAAGAAATTTTCATTAAAAATGCATTAAATTATAAAAAACAACTTTTAATACTCAATCAAGAATTAAATTATTATATTTCTTCAATTCCAGAAAAGAGAAGATATCTAGTTACATGTGAAGGGGCTTTCTCTTATCTAACTAAAGATTATGGAATGAAAGAGGCTTTTTTATGGCCAGTCAATTCTGAGAGTCAGGTTACTCCTAAAAGGATGGCTTCCTTAATAAAAATAGTTAAAGAAAATCAAATACCGACAATATTTTGTGAGACTACTGTTAGCTCTAAAGCACAGAAAGAAGTAGCAAGAGCAAGTGGAGCAGCCTTTGGGGGGAGTTTTTTTGTAGATTCACTTTCAGAATCAGATGGACCTGCTCCTACCTTGCTAGATCTACAACGTTATAACGTACGTCTTATAAGAGATGGCCTAACGACTGACCTACAAAAAATCAATGAGTTATCAAAATAA
- a CDS encoding metal ABC transporter ATP-binding protein yields MSYQNKQIQEKLFRIEADQLCVDYNGTVALYDASLKVKQGSICGLVGMNGAGKSTFFKALMGFVRPSRGKIKINGVDVGQAQKDQAVAYVPQSEGVDCSFPVSVWDVVMMGLYGSMNFLRIPRESDRRAVWNALERVDLIDLRTRPIGNLSGGQRKRAFLARAIAQRASVLLLDEPFTGVDVPTEKLMAQLFLQFRQEGRTILISTHDLSHVRDFCDLVVLINKTVLAYGETSEVFTRENLSMTFGGLPPDPLFGSSSSSQMLSND; encoded by the coding sequence ATGAGTTATCAAAATAAACAAATTCAAGAAAAGCTTTTCAGAATAGAGGCTGATCAACTATGTGTTGATTACAACGGAACAGTTGCTTTGTATGACGCAAGTTTAAAAGTAAAGCAAGGTTCAATTTGTGGTCTGGTTGGAATGAATGGGGCTGGTAAATCTACTTTTTTCAAGGCTTTAATGGGCTTTGTTCGTCCATCTAGAGGGAAAATCAAAATAAATGGAGTTGATGTTGGACAAGCTCAAAAAGATCAAGCCGTTGCTTATGTGCCCCAAAGCGAAGGGGTTGATTGCTCTTTCCCTGTGAGTGTATGGGATGTAGTAATGATGGGATTATATGGGTCTATGAATTTTCTAAGAATTCCTCGAGAGTCTGATAGAAGAGCCGTATGGAATGCTCTTGAAAGGGTTGATTTAATTGATCTAAGAACAAGACCTATAGGCAATCTCTCTGGGGGGCAAAGAAAGAGGGCTTTTTTGGCAAGAGCAATAGCCCAAAGAGCTTCTGTTCTTTTGCTTGATGAGCCATTTACAGGAGTTGATGTTCCAACTGAGAAGTTAATGGCACAATTGTTCCTTCAATTTAGACAGGAAGGGAGAACTATTTTAATTTCAACTCATGATTTAAGTCATGTAAGGGATTTTTGTGACTTAGTAGTTCTCATTAATAAAACAGTTTTGGCATATGGAGAAACATCAGAAGTATTTACTAGAGAAAATTTAAGTATGACTTTTGGTGGATTACCTCCTGATCCTCTTTTTGGTTCAAGTTCGTCCAGTCAAATGTTAAGTAATGATTGA
- a CDS encoding metal ABC transporter permease — MIDLLIALDPYSLLFDPLSHEFMRRALMVSALVGAVCGLLSCYMTLKGWALMGDAVSHAVMPGVVIAYALGIPFSVGAFVFGVGSVALIGFVKQKSRIKEDTVIGLVFTGFFALGLVLVSKIKSNIDLMHILFGSPLGISQSDVNQTIIICFIVVSILLIFRKDLMLYCFDPTHARSIGINTGLIHYLLLSVLSLSAVIGLQTVGIILVVAMLITPGATAYLLTDKFDRMTILAVISSVVSSVLGVYISYWSDIETGGSIVLVQTLIFLLAFLFAPRYGIFKNRSSLTL, encoded by the coding sequence ATGATTGATTTATTAATAGCCCTAGATCCTTATTCTTTGTTGTTTGACCCTCTTTCGCATGAGTTTATGAGAAGAGCTCTTATGGTTAGTGCTCTCGTAGGTGCTGTTTGCGGACTTTTGTCTTGCTATATGACATTAAAAGGTTGGGCTTTGATGGGCGATGCAGTTTCTCATGCAGTTATGCCTGGCGTAGTAATTGCATATGCTTTAGGAATTCCATTTTCCGTTGGAGCATTTGTTTTCGGGGTTGGTTCTGTTGCGTTAATAGGCTTTGTAAAGCAGAAATCAAGAATTAAGGAAGATACTGTAATAGGGCTAGTTTTTACCGGTTTCTTTGCTCTTGGCTTGGTACTTGTTTCAAAGATAAAAAGTAATATAGATTTGATGCATATTCTTTTCGGAAGTCCACTAGGTATTTCTCAGTCAGATGTTAATCAAACAATAATTATTTGTTTTATAGTTGTATCTATTTTATTGATCTTTAGAAAAGATTTAATGCTTTATTGCTTTGATCCTACACATGCAAGATCTATTGGCATAAATACTGGATTAATTCATTATTTACTCTTATCGGTTTTAAGCCTTTCGGCTGTTATAGGACTTCAAACTGTTGGCATTATTTTGGTTGTTGCAATGCTTATAACCCCTGGAGCAACTGCATATTTACTTACTGATAAGTTTGATAGAATGACTATTCTGGCCGTTATAAGTAGTGTTGTGTCCAGTGTTCTTGGAGTATATATTAGCTACTGGTCAGATATTGAAACAGGAGGTTCAATAGTTCTGGTTCAGACATTAATTTTTTTACTAGCATTTTTATTTGCCCCTAGATATGGAATATTTAAAAATCGTTCATCTTTGACTTTATAG
- a CDS encoding DUF4336 domain-containing protein has protein sequence MINNINKSEIDTRYQDQEWPWWPLFPLYPYGRKRTIFSELIPNQIWSFEQLQGIYYVAVPIRLSVIKVSGGLMLFNPLPPTIELLNQLSELERKHGPVIDIVLPTASGLEHKISLPSLSRAFPKANLWICPGQWSFPIDLPLTWIGIPQNKTRVLFEDGLPHSDKCEWFSLGPLDIGLGRFQEVSCYHRSSNSLLVTDALVGISASPPKLFELDPTPLLFHSRESGEEPLVDSYEARIKGWRRLVLFSSFLKPAKLSIPSLLDVFSKSFKPGLRNPSAHFGIYPFNWEKGWEESASNLVGERDSLVQIAPVIERLVFPRAKDTFVSWLDKVGSCRGLKWLISSHYNAPVKFSRNQAIQLKKKINRRIWAQGEGNWTFLDWLDKKLLNFGVVPENPLKSFND, from the coding sequence TTGATTAATAATATTAATAAAAGTGAAATAGACACTCGATATCAGGATCAGGAATGGCCATGGTGGCCTTTGTTTCCTCTTTACCCTTATGGGCGAAAAAGAACAATTTTCAGTGAATTAATCCCAAATCAAATTTGGAGTTTTGAGCAACTACAAGGTATTTATTATGTTGCTGTTCCCATAAGACTATCTGTTATAAAAGTTTCAGGTGGTTTGATGTTATTTAACCCTCTTCCACCAACTATTGAATTATTGAATCAGTTATCAGAGCTTGAAAGAAAACATGGACCTGTAATTGATATTGTTTTGCCAACTGCATCTGGATTGGAACATAAGATCTCTCTCCCCTCTTTATCTAGAGCATTCCCTAAAGCAAATCTATGGATATGTCCTGGACAATGGAGCTTCCCAATTGATTTACCATTGACTTGGATTGGAATTCCTCAAAATAAAACTAGAGTATTGTTTGAAGATGGACTACCTCATAGTGATAAATGTGAATGGTTTTCTCTAGGTCCCTTGGACATTGGCCTGGGAAGATTTCAAGAGGTTTCTTGTTATCACAGATCTTCTAATTCTTTGCTTGTTACTGATGCGTTGGTTGGGATTAGTGCGAGTCCTCCAAAGTTGTTTGAGTTAGATCCGACCCCTCTTTTGTTCCATTCACGGGAAAGCGGAGAAGAACCTCTTGTAGATAGCTATGAAGCAAGAATTAAGGGTTGGAGAAGACTTGTGTTGTTTTCTTCTTTCTTGAAACCTGCAAAACTTTCTATTCCCTCATTGCTTGACGTTTTTAGTAAATCTTTTAAGCCTGGCCTTCGAAACCCGAGTGCTCATTTTGGAATTTATCCTTTTAACTGGGAGAAAGGGTGGGAAGAATCTGCTAGCAATCTTGTTGGAGAAAGAGATTCTCTTGTGCAAATTGCACCAGTTATTGAGAGACTTGTTTTTCCAAGAGCCAAAGATACTTTTGTGTCATGGCTTGATAAGGTCGGATCTTGTAGAGGGCTCAAATGGTTAATCTCTTCTCATTACAATGCACCTGTTAAATTTTCTAGAAATCAAGCTATTCAGTTGAAGAAAAAAATTAACAGGAGAATATGGGCTCAAGGAGAAGGCAATTGGACCTTTCTTGATTGGCTAGATAAAAAATTATTGAACTTTGGAGTTGTCCCTGAAAACCCTCTTAAATCATTTAATGATTAA